Proteins encoded within one genomic window of Eurosta solidaginis isolate ZX-2024a chromosome 1, ASM4086904v1, whole genome shotgun sequence:
- the LOC137238093 gene encoding uncharacterized protein isoform X2, producing the protein MQTAVDCNSSNSSGNNSTTTTTTTTVTESNNIKLAHACSELLSHANITSCATIASGGKSQSTPAIMLTPVAMLEQRNVLRHRLQIGAGEEIDVGVGHIIGGTPGINHAGSSNAAYTTHKIIEAPVIDLAEHLGSNVEYMSVTPSPSPQASPSKKAQQQKTCISLPIALLSAATSTSSSTSSSSSSSSNSSTSSVIASPVNVDRRRRLLEAKPNDNVSNDDALSSIGNNSHISDKDERAVRRAALTAKGLPLHNVYEEHLTFITPTSPLTPAFPLVSPSTSSSSSSLSACTNSTSTSASADSISLDSTTTNSSKSSLVTIKSPAFDPTVQLQQWQDMPKYLQFNPYVLKGYRPLTTFKGCLLSLFQWHNETINILTHDSYSN; encoded by the coding sequence ATGCAAACTGCTGTCGACTGCAATAGCAGCAACAGCAGTGGAAATAATAGCACAACCACCACCACTACCACCACAGTTACGGAGAGCAATAATATCAAACTCGCTCATGCATGCTCTGAACTTCTATCACACGCCAATATAACGTCATGTGCAACAATAGCGAGTGGTGGTAAATCACAATCTACACCAGCAATTATGCTCACACCGGTAGCTATGCTTGAGCAACGAAATGTGCTACGTCATCGCTTACAAATTGGTGCAGGCGAAGAGATCGATGTCGGTGTGGGACACATCATTGGCGGCACTCCAGGCATAAACCATGCTGGCTCATCTAATGCAGCTTACACAACACATAAAATTATTGAAGCTCCGGTTATTGATTTAGCAGAGCATCTTGGCAGCAATGTTGAGTACATGTCCGTAACGCCATCACCGTCACCACAGGCATCACCTTCGaaaaaggcacaacaacaaaaaacgtgTATTTCCTTACCGATCGCCTTGTTAAGCGCTGCAACTTCAACTTCCAGTTCAACTTCTAGTAGTTCAAGTTCGAGTTCGAATTCTTCTACATCATCTGTGATCGCATCACCTGTTAACGTAGATCGGCGACGGCGTCTATTAGAGGCTAAGCCTAATGATAACGTTAGCAATGATGATGCATTAAGTAGCATAGGGAATAATTCACATATAAGTGATAAGGATGAACGTGCTGTACGACGAGCTGCACTTACAGCTAAAGGTCTTCCACTCCACAACGTTTATGAGGAGCATTTAACATTTATCACACCAACATCTCCATTAACGCCAGCCTTTCCACTGGTATCGCCGTCTACGTCATCTTCTTCGAGCTCATTGTCAGCTTGTACGAATTCAACAAGCACATCAGCGTCTGCAGATTCAATTTCGTTAGACTCAACCACAACGAATTCGTCGAAGTCTTCGCTTGTAACAATAAAATCACCCGCGTTCGATCCCACTGTACAACTGCAGCAGTGGCAGGATATGCCAAAATATTTGCAGTTTAATCCATATGTGCTTAAAGGTTACCGTCCATTGACAACATTCAAAGGCTGCCTGTTAAGCTTATTCCAGTGGCATAACGAAACTATCAATATCCTAACGCATG
- the LOC137238093 gene encoding uncharacterized protein isoform X1: MQTAVDCNSSNSSGNNSTTTTTTTTVTESNNIKLAHACSELLSHANITSCATIASGGKSQSTPAIMLTPVAMLEQRNVLRHRLQIGAGEEIDVGVGHIIGGTPGINHAGSSNAAYTTHKIIEAPVIDLAEHLGSNVEYMSVTPSPSPQASPSKKAQQQKTCISLPIALLSAATSTSSSTSSSSSSSSNSSTSSVIASPVNVDRRRRLLEAKPNDNVSNDDALSSIGNNSHISDKDERAVRRAALTAKGLPLHNVYEEHLTFITPTSPLTPAFPLVSPSTSSSSSSLSACTNSTSTSASADSISLDSTTTNSSKSSLVTIKSPAFDPTVQLQQWQDMPKYLQFNPYVLKGYRPLTTFKGCLLSLFQWHNETINILTHVKKTLFRLQSYLDVKY, encoded by the exons ATGCAAACTGCTGTCGACTGCAATAGCAGCAACAGCAGTGGAAATAATAGCACAACCACCACCACTACCACCACAGTTACGGAGAGCAATAATATCAAACTCGCTCATGCATGCTCTGAACTTCTATCACACGCCAATATAACGTCATGTGCAACAATAGCGAGTGGTGGTAAATCACAATCTACACCAGCAATTATGCTCACACCGGTAGCTATGCTTGAGCAACGAAATGTGCTACGTCATCGCTTACAAATTGGTGCAGGCGAAGAGATCGATGTCGGTGTGGGACACATCATTGGCGGCACTCCAGGCATAAACCATGCTGGCTCATCTAATGCAGCTTACACAACACATAAAATTATTGAAGCTCCGGTTATTGATTTAGCAGAGCATCTTGGCAGCAATGTTGAGTACATGTCCGTAACGCCATCACCGTCACCACAGGCATCACCTTCGaaaaaggcacaacaacaaaaaacgtgTATTTCCTTACCGATCGCCTTGTTAAGCGCTGCAACTTCAACTTCCAGTTCAACTTCTAGTAGTTCAAGTTCGAGTTCGAATTCTTCTACATCATCTGTGATCGCATCACCTGTTAACGTAGATCGGCGACGGCGTCTATTAGAGGCTAAGCCTAATGATAACGTTAGCAATGATGATGCATTAAGTAGCATAGGGAATAATTCACATATAAGTGATAAGGATGAACGTGCTGTACGACGAGCTGCACTTACAGCTAAAGGTCTTCCACTCCACAACGTTTATGAGGAGCATTTAACATTTATCACACCAACATCTCCATTAACGCCAGCCTTTCCACTGGTATCGCCGTCTACGTCATCTTCTTCGAGCTCATTGTCAGCTTGTACGAATTCAACAAGCACATCAGCGTCTGCAGATTCAATTTCGTTAGACTCAACCACAACGAATTCGTCGAAGTCTTCGCTTGTAACAATAAAATCACCCGCGTTCGATCCCACTGTACAACTGCAGCAGTGGCAGGATATGCCAAAATATTTGCAGTTTAATCCATATGTGCTTAAAGGTTACCGTCCATTGACAACATTCAAAGGCTGCCTGTTAAGCTTATTCCAGTGGCATAACGAAACTATCAATATCCTAACGCATG tcaaaaaaaccttatttagactccagtcctatttggatgttaaatattga
- the LOC137244768 gene encoding endothelin-converting enzyme 1-like has protein sequence MSILIKYWWLFICVCILVCARISATPAKLNRVKNIPDKLTELEIDTMRAAKTASIITFMNTDTNPCDDFYKFACGKWNRVNPATTVDHLTTGLFEELLQLLDRKVEKLLTNDTEFKYNAIDKKVKDFFVSCVNLVKLKDNYKQKLVDLIAEFGEMPALTGNTWNADDFDWVETIARIARRYGKDIILGMDVMADFKDNSVNRVYIGQADLPLESRAMYLEDSTAIYRESYKKKIRKELVKFLDMDMALATKTANEIVDFEISLARGLIDDALGLSLDELSKFTTIELMEAKYGAVVNITKLVNITLGEVVREPVYEYAQVYQENLKRAIPDTPKEVLANYIFYTLISDFLIDLDKTTQRQKKTCIEKTKSYFAKNVDNMVYRRYSSRKTERDVEYMWKKLKETFKTTLLSDKLNWIAEPTRQYALEKLQALRLDINSYTEHNFTEEFGELVTNDHDYMANVLALLHMNTKREFNKLHEPPKPIEAGEILSYTPANILIENVIKVPVSILQPYLLWGDNYPTAVKFGTLGALVGHELIHAFDDSGRRFDKDGNSRDWWDVDSTEIFLNRTECFSDQYSKYYYGGRLLPKTVSQSENIADNGGMRLAYRAYMRWFEDALRANDDISMEQLPNFPYNNKQLFFISFAQIWCNDVHPEVKNLQTSTDQHVPGEFRVIGPLSNYEKFAEEFKCALGTPMNPEHKCEIY, from the coding sequence ATGTCTATATTAATAAAGTATTGGTggttatttatttgtgtttgcaTTTTGGTATGCGCACGCATCTCCGCAACGCCGGCAAAATTGAATCGTGTCAAAAATATACCCGATAAACTAACAGAATTAGAAATCGATACAATGCGTGCAGCTAAAACGGCATCGATTATTACTTTCATGAATACGGACACGAATCCTTGCGATGATTTTTACAAATTTGCATGCGGTAAATGGAATCGTGTAAATCCTGCAACAACCGTCGATCACTTAACCACGGGGTTGTTTGAGGAGCTGCTACAGCTGCTTGATCGCAAAGTAGAGAAACTTTTAACAAATGATACTGAATTTAAATATAATGCAATCGATaaaaaagtgaaagatttttttgtttcttgtgtaaatttggttaaattgaaagataattataaacaaaaattagtCGATTTAATTGCGGAGTTTGGTGAAATGCCGGCGCTTACTGGCAACACTTGGAACGCCGATGATTTCGATTGGGTTGAAACGATAGCTCGTATCGCGCGCCGTTACGGTAAGGATATCATATTGGGTATGGATGTTATGGCTGATTTTAAAGATAATAGCGTGAATCGTGTATATATTGGACAGGCTGATTTACCCTTGGAGAGTCGCGCCATGTATTTGGAGGATTCGACTGCAATATATAGAGAGAGTTACAAGAAAAAGATACGCAAAGAGCTTGTCAAGTTTTTAGACATGGATATGGCTTTGGCCACAAAAACAGCAAATGAAATTGTTGATTTTGAAATTAGCTTGGCGCGTGGTTTGATCGATGACGCACTCGGTTTGAGTCTTGATGAGCTGTCAAAATTTACAACTATCGAATTGATGGAAGCCAAATATGGCGCAGTAGTAAATATTACAAAATTAGTCAATATTACGTTGGGCGAAGTTGTGCGCGAGCCGGTGTACGAATATGCGCAGGTGTATCAGGAAAATTTAAAACGTGCCATACCCGACACACCAAAGGAAGTTTTAGCCAATTATATATTTTATACGCTAATTAGTGATTTTTTAATCGATCTCGATAAGACGACACAGCgtcaaaagaaaacttgcatcgaaaAGACAAAATCATATTTTGCCAAGAATGTTGATAATATGGTTTATAGGCGTTATAGTTCACGTAAGACGGAACGTGATGTCGAATATATGTGGAAAAAGCTGAAAGAGACTTTCAAAACAACGTTACTCTCCGATAAACTCAACTGGATTGCCGAGCCGACGCGTCAATATGCTTTAGAGAAATTGCAGGCGCTACGTTTAGATATAAACTCCTATACAGAGCATAATTTTACTGAAGAGTTCGGCGAATTGGTCACGAATGATCACGATTATATGGCAAATGTGTTAGCTTTGTTGCACATGAACACTAAGAGAGAATTTAATAAATTGCATGAGCCACCAAAACCCATCGAAGCTGGTGAAATACTTTCATATACACCGGCGAATATTTTGATTGAAAATGTCATCAAAGTACCAGTCTCGATACTCCAACCATATCTGCTATGGGGTGATAACTATCCAACGGCTGTTAAATTCGGCACATTAGGCGCTCTAGTAGGGCATGAGCTCATTCATGCTTTTGACGATTCGGGTCGTCGTTTCGATAAGGATGGCAATAGTCGCGATTGGTGGGATGTAGATTCAACGGAAATATTCTTAAATCGCACCGAGTGTTTTAGCGATCAATATAGCAAATATTATTATGGTGGCCGACTTTTGCCCAAAACCGTTTCACAATCGGAAAATATTGCCGATAATGGTGGTATGCGTTTAGCGTATCGCGCCTATATGCGTTGGTTTGAAGATGCGTTGCGTGCAAATGACGATATTAGTATGGAGCAGCTGCCGAATTTTCCTTATAATAATAAGCAATTGTTTTTCATAAGCTTTGCACAAATTTGGTGTAATGATGTGCATCCGGAAGTGAAGAATTTGCAAACATCAACGGACCAGCATGTGCCGGGAGAGTTCAGAGTTATTGGGCCGCTATCGAATTATGAAAAATTTGCGGAGGAATTTAAATGCGCGCTTGGTACTCCAATGAATCCCGAGCATAAGTGTGAGATTTATTAG